From a single Glycine soja cultivar W05 chromosome 19, ASM419377v2, whole genome shotgun sequence genomic region:
- the LOC114399926 gene encoding ELMO domain-containing protein A-like, protein MSSRTLRRRLYHGDVDGKRQEHLETSGLDSLSEPLLADDDYIENKKICTLEDLWDDEKKKAQFHWTFIFSNLIVQWAQWLANLVLGSGSILGRLLSFPSAALNMQNNRMFPPSLSPLQEERLRNLRQRLEVPFDGSKAEHQDALKQLWKLAYPDRELPSLKSDLWKEMGWQGSDPSTDFRGGGFISLENLIFFAMKYPDSFQRLLHKQDGTRAEWEYPFAVAGINISFMLAQMLDLQAGLPSSLSGIRFLKLLEEDEMAFDILFCVAFQMMDAQWLAKRASYMEFNDVLRSTRTQLERELGLEDIFSVKDLPAYNMLR, encoded by the exons ATGTCGTCAAGAACATTGAGGAGAAGACTCTATCATGGGGATGTTGATGGCAAAAGGCAGGAGCATTTGGAGACTTCGGGATTGGATTCTTTGAGTGAGCCCTTGCTGGCAGACGATGATTATATTGAGAATAAGAAG ATATGTACTCTTGAAGATCTATGGGATGATGAGAAGAAGAAGGCGCAGTTTCATTGGACATTCATATTCTCAAACCTCATTGTGCAATGGGCACAGTGGTTAG CAAATTTGGTATTAGGATCTGGATCTATTCTTGGGCgtcttttatcttttccttCTGCTGCACTAAATATGCAAAACAATAGGATGTTTCCTCCGTCTCTAAGCCCTCTGCAG GAAGAAAGACTAAGAAACCTACGACAACGGCTTGAAGTTCCCTTTGATGGTTCTAAAGCAGAGCACCAA GACGCACTTAAACAATTGTGGAAATTGGCTTACCCGGACAGGGAGCTTCCTTCACTTAAATCAGACCTTTGGAAGGAAATGGGATGGCAAGGTTCAGACCCTTCAACAGATTTTAG GGGTGGAGGATTTATTTCATTAGAGAATCTCATCTTCTTTGCGATGAAGTATCCT GATTCATTCCAGCGATTATTGCATAAACAAGATGGAACCAGAGCTGAGTGGGAATACCCATTTGCAGTAGCTGGAatcaatatttcttttatgttagcACAGATGCTGGATCTTCAAGCAG GGCTTCCATCTTCTTTGTCCGGAATTCGTTTTCTCAAATTGCTTGAAGAAGATGAAATGGCATTTGATATCCTTTTTTGTGTTGCCTTTCAAATGATGGATGCTCAGTGGCTAGCAAAGCGTGCGTCATATATGGAATTTAAT GATGTTTTGAGATCTACAAGAACGCAGTTAGAGCGTGAGCTTGGTCTTGAAGACATCTTCAGCGTGAAAGATTTACCTGCTTACAACATGTTGAGATGA